One segment of Phaeacidiphilus oryzae TH49 DNA contains the following:
- a CDS encoding FadR/GntR family transcriptional regulator → MERIKSMIAAGELEPGQRLPTERDLAAQLGLSRSSMREAIRALTALGVLEARHGSGIYVTRLEAGDLLETFGVVAEISRGPRLVELLEVRRILESAATAMAAARIDDSQLSDVADHLAAMEATDDPDAILAHDLDFHRSVVAAAGNETLAAIIEGLSNRTFRARVWRGYQEEGAFARTRAEHARIHAALAARDPEAARAAAAVHVAEVENWLRVNTTP, encoded by the coding sequence ATCGAGCGGATCAAGTCGATGATCGCCGCCGGCGAGCTGGAGCCGGGCCAGCGCCTCCCCACGGAACGGGACCTGGCCGCGCAGCTGGGCCTCTCCCGTTCCTCGATGCGGGAGGCCATCCGGGCGCTGACCGCCCTCGGCGTCCTGGAGGCGCGGCACGGCTCGGGGATCTACGTCACCCGTCTGGAGGCCGGCGACCTGCTGGAGACCTTCGGCGTGGTCGCCGAGATCTCGCGCGGGCCGCGCCTGGTCGAGCTCCTGGAGGTCCGCAGGATCCTCGAGTCCGCCGCGACGGCGATGGCCGCGGCCCGCATCGACGACTCCCAACTGTCCGATGTGGCCGACCACTTGGCCGCGATGGAGGCCACCGACGATCCGGACGCGATCCTCGCCCATGACCTCGACTTCCACCGCTCGGTGGTCGCCGCGGCCGGCAACGAGACCCTCGCGGCGATCATCGAGGGCCTCTCCAACCGCACCTTCCGCGCCCGCGTCTGGCGCGGCTACCAGGAGGAGGGCGCCTTCGCCCGCACCCGGGCCGAGCACGCCCGCATCCACGCCGCCCTCGCCGCCCGCGACCCCGAGGCCGCGAGAGCGGCCGCCGCCGTCCACGTGGCCGAGGTCGAGAACTGGCTCCGCGTGAACACGACGCCCTAG
- a CDS encoding polysaccharide deacetylase family protein, with protein MVTTPRRTLLRAAALAPAALTTLAACDSGGQSDQSSHESVTARRTASASPASAPASPTPAAGEDALPFHLHTGPRTTHAVALTFHGQGDPAVATALLAEAERAGARLTVLAVGSWLDAQPQMAHRILSGGHELGNHTQHHIDISSLPAPRAYAEIADCASRLHRLTGSIGRWFRPSQATDCTTTVAAQAARVGYRHCLGYDVDSLDYTDPGPDAVVRTVLQKARPGSIVSMHFGHSGTVTALPRILDGLHQRGLRAVTTTELFK; from the coding sequence ATGGTGACGACCCCCCGCCGCACCCTCCTCCGCGCAGCCGCCCTCGCCCCCGCCGCCCTCACCACCCTCGCCGCCTGCGATTCCGGCGGCCAGAGCGACCAGAGCAGCCACGAGTCGGTGACGGCACGTCGGACCGCCTCCGCGTCCCCGGCGTCCGCCCCTGCCTCCCCCACCCCGGCCGCCGGGGAGGACGCCCTCCCCTTCCACCTCCACACCGGCCCCCGCACCACCCACGCCGTGGCCCTCACCTTCCACGGCCAGGGCGACCCCGCCGTCGCCACCGCCCTCCTCGCCGAGGCCGAGCGCGCCGGCGCCCGTCTCACCGTCCTCGCCGTCGGCAGCTGGCTGGACGCCCAGCCCCAGATGGCCCACCGCATCCTGTCCGGCGGCCACGAGCTGGGCAACCACACCCAGCACCACATCGACATCTCGTCGCTCCCCGCCCCCCGCGCCTACGCCGAGATCGCCGACTGCGCCTCCCGCCTCCACCGGCTCACCGGCTCCATCGGCCGCTGGTTCCGCCCCTCCCAGGCGACGGACTGCACCACCACGGTGGCCGCCCAGGCGGCCCGCGTCGGCTACCGCCACTGCCTCGGCTACGACGTCGACTCACTGGACTACACGGACCCCGGCCCGGACGCCGTGGTCCGCACCGTCCTCCAGAAGGCCCGTCCCGGGTCGATCGTCAGCATGCACTTCGGCCACTCTGGAACGGTCACCGCACTCCCCCGAATCCTCGACGGTCTGCATCAGCGCGGACTCCGCGCCGTCACCACCACGGAGCTGTTCAAGTGA